The Elgaria multicarinata webbii isolate HBS135686 ecotype San Diego chromosome 1, rElgMul1.1.pri, whole genome shotgun sequence genome includes the window ttttcatcaaacccaggtgaggcagtggctgttctgaaccagtgtctgggcacggtaatggactggatgagggctaataaactgagactcaatccagacaagacggaggtactgttagcgggtggttcttctgtccggcgaggtgatgtttgccctgtcctggacggggttgcactccccctaaaggatcgggtccgtagtttgggggtgctcttggatccagaactgtcacttgaggcacaggtgaactcagtggcaaagagcaccttttatcagctcaggctgatataccagctgcgcccttatctggacagagatagcttagctacagttatccatgctctgataacctctcgtttggattactgcaatgcgttatacgtggggctgcctttgaaaacggtccggaaacttcaactggtgcaaaacagggcagcaaggttattaacagggactggccggcgagatcacattacgccagtccttttacaacttcactggctgccagtccaggtccgggcccaattcaaagtgctggtattaacatttaaagccctaaacggtttggggccaggttatctgaaggaacgcctcctcccatatgtacctacccggaccttaagatcatctacagggggccttctccatgagcccctgccaaaggaagtgaggcaggtggctactaggaggagggctttctccgctgtggcaccccggttgtggaacgagctccccagagaggtccgcttggcgcctacactgtactgctttcgtcgccagctgaagacctttttattcactcagtattttaacacttaattttaacttaaatttaaattttactgttttaactctgtattttaatcctatatcaactttgctgtgtggttttatcctggttgcgctttttatactgtatttcgtaattgtgttttaaactgttgggtgttttactgtggttttaatttttgtgaaccgcccagagagcttcggctattgggcggtataaaaatgtaataaataaataaataataaataaataaataagagagattGTTTCTCTGTCGTAGATATGATTTCTGTCTCTCCCATACTTCTGAATTTCTGTCCTCCTGCTTCCCAGTTTGAGTGTAAGATTTGGCTCGTTGCTAAACCTTGGCTGTACTGCATCGTTCTCTACCAAATAGTCAAATGTCTTCTAATATGTAGTCTTGGAAACTTAAATTTCTTCAGGCACAGGTACATCCTGATTGTTCATTTGCTATCTCTGATGTAATGCTGCCAGCAGCTGTCTGGCACTAACTAAGGATTGCTGCTTGGGGAAAATGTTCATTATAATGACCTGCCCTAATTTTACAAGCTGTTCAGCAATGTTATCTGTTTCCCTGAACAACAGGACGTATAACACTTTACAGACCTGCTTTCTTAGATTGTCatacataaaatgaaaataaggcaCTCAGAAGTGGGCTCCTGGGCATGAGCTTCAATTACATTGTCATACATCCTGAAGCTCCTGAGAATGTTGTTCTTTCCTTATTTGGGGATCCCCAGCTCACAGCTCACCCCATCCAGGATATGgatgaccctctgtgtagcatttgcggggagggggctttgggggCTATTGGAGGAAGGGGAAATCCATTTTTCCAAACTTGCTTCCACCAGTGCAGGGGATGGAACTAGAATATGAATTTGTGATGACCCCTTTTAAGGCTTTGTGCCAAGTACCTGTCTTGTGAAACAAGTTACCCTTGTAGGTGGCATTTCAGATCTGGCTGAAATATTTCCTGTAATTTCTTGTTAAGTGCTGAACTCTTGAAATTTGTGTCTTGATCTGTCATTATCCTGATGTTGTTCTAAACCCCCAAAGAACTTTGGCTCTGGGGCGGTATTGAAGGGAAATAATAATCATTCTAAGGATTATTAGATATGTCTATATTAAAGTATAAATTAGGCAATCTCTAGCACAAGAGAGGTCAAATTCCAGACATCTGGGGGTCATTTTTGCCCCCTGGGCCCTTGGTGCAGGCTGCATTTTGTTGGAGACCATGCAGTCTGTGGGGCGCGTcctaaaaaaaaaggcttaaaaTCTtctgtttgctgctgaaattctgcAGCAAGCTACTCTGTAGCGCTACAGAATGGTACAGTGGCTAAATTTAATTCTTTTGGTACTCTAGTGGATTGCAGACAAGCTAAATTTAGTTGTTTGGATGCTGTATAGCTGCTATGGATGccataaaaaatgttttttgtggGGGAATGGGGTGATGGTGGCTGCATTACTATTGCTGTCATCTTTTCATGTTTACTTCATCTATAACTaggttttgtttattttcctCTTAAGAAAATGACCCTATATTTTTAGACCCAAATTACAGAAAACATTTTGTCACAACGCTTCTCCTTTATGCATTTGCTTTCTCCTGCCAGAAAGGAGACAGGGTTTTTACCATTTCTACTGTTTCTGGCGGTTATGCTGAATATACCGTTGCATCAGTTGACACTGTCTTTTCCTTGTCTGATAAACTGGACTTCAAGCAAGGTGCAGCTATTGGGATTCCATATTTTACTGCATACCATGCTCTCTTTCAAAAGTAAGATGTCACATGCTAAAACTGATTTTCAGCAATTGCAATGCAGGCTTTTTgggtctttccccctttctttgaTTTTCCATATCACATAATTCATCCCATTAATTCCTCATTCCTTAATGCACCAGATTTGAGGTCATTTTGTGATATGGCACACTTTTGTTTTGCACTTGAGCGGAAAAGGGGATACTTGTGAAATAGAGTAACAGcgtgaaaaaaaaaatcttggcagAAGCTGCTGGAAGCTTTTGTGCAAACTTGTTCTGTTGGCAGTGTTGCTAGCAGGGGTTATGATCTTAGTTGACTATTTGTGTCACAATGTCATTGATTGTTGTCAGGGAATAATgaaagctgtaatccaacacatttagaaggcactgggttggggaaggttgatataTAGTATGAACTGTTTTTTTCTTAGTATTGCTATGCATCTTTTTTATCGCTTCATTGACATTGTTATTATGTGGTCATAACAGTAGACAAACTGTAACTAAATAAGTGATGATCATCACATAAACAATGCTGTTGTCGTGGTGGAGATCCAGAATACTCTGGGGCTATTTCCAGCTTAGAATCCAGTTGCCAAGAGCCCATTGAATGTAGTCTTAACTAGAAATGTAACATTTCCGGggattttgaagccatgggaaaaaatgtgccccccccccgggtggctttggggtgggtgggaagaattgAGAAATTAGCCATATGCCCATTTTTGGGACTTAAcaaatctaaagtcactttgttctTTAGGACaactttcctcaacctgatgccctccagatattttgtactaccGCTCCCATTAGCCTCatgcagcatggccaatagtcagaaatgctgggcatgatagtccaaaacatctggggggcaccaggttggggaaggatgctttagGGATGTAAAGCAGTCTTTATGTTCCTCAAGTtctattatgtataacttggtttgcttataaaattatcatcatattaaaaaagctttaaaagtaaACTGAGTTAGTACATTTATAATTATTGTTTGAATAAACTATACTTCTCAGTTCAGTGTACCAAACACGATAATATTATGAGCAAATCAAGTTATACATAGCATATTTTAGATTCCTATTGTATATCTGACCAAAGGGAACTTCAtcaagtagtccctgaaacatctgaatcatcctagaagccagaaggattatagctgaggcagcattcCCTAGTGGTAAGGTCTAATTGAGaattttattaaaaactgtggcagtgCACCCAAATCTCAgttaatgaaagaaaaaaagaaacttaaGGTAACTCATATGCTGTTTCATTGCATCTGGTGGAAGTGGTTAGATAACCTACAGTGTTCCTTTCACATGTgggttttagattagaactacatgaaCTGACTGCTATAGCATCTAGCTAGAACAAACCCGGAAACACAGGATTCTGCAGAacaaaactgtcaagaatgcgcattttcttccacattatttatttatttattttttattacatttttatagtgctcAATACCTgaggctctctaggcagttcacattTAAAATTATGATATGGTGACTACTCAGATGAAATCGAGCATCCTTAAATGTCTACCAGCAAAAGATACACtatatcaataattttaataaggaatggaaaaaataattatgctgggaatcttacagagttTAAagaacattttacatctctagtctttttgTAAAGtcttatttcatttttagaaatcatttgtggGGAGTAGAGGCTGAGgaacaatatataaatatcttGTCTTAAATTCGCAAAGGAAAATACTTCATAAGCTGAAGCTGttaaatttttccattttttttaacgaataaacaaaaaatgGTTCAGGGGAAACGGATCCCCCCCTTTTCCTGAATtttaccggggtggggggagtttctaggccttcacatctctagtcttaACGTGTACAGCTGATGTGATACAAATACATACTTGTCATGTAGAAAACATTCTGTCTGTTTTTTCAGAGGGTCTGCCAAAGCAGGAGAAACCGTGCTAGTCCACGGAGCAAGTGGAGGAGTAAGTATTATAGAAAATCACCCTATACGTATAAGGAAGCCGGTTCTGATTAGAATGCTTTTAACGTGGAAAAGTAGAGCAACGTGTGATCCTAAGGGGCTTTATGGTTTCCTCAACTCACAGTGCATTTCATCATTTGATCCACATGATATAGGAGTGTTAAAAACTGTATCGGGGGTCTTCTGGCAAAGCTCTCCTGAAAGAACCTGAGGTGAACATGCAATGCTTGTTCAGGGTAATTGTAATAATGGTTGTTCTTGTTCTGTGCCAGTGAGCATGATCCAGTGCAGAATTTAAATCTCCTTTTCTGAGATTCTGAGGACATGATAAGGTCTTGAATCCTCAAGGTTATGGGAAAAATGTGAATGTGAGGATTTGAAACATTGTTCTTTATGGTCATGAAAGACATGTGAGAAATCAATATTGGCGGAGTTTGCTGTGGTTGCTATCGATCAAGAGTGTGCTGCAAATTGGGGCTATCTAACATATTTGCAAACAAAATGGTATCCGGAGCAAACAACCTAAGTTTGACTCTCTTGGTGCTTCATAGGAGACCTGGATGCcatctgtttttatatatttcccCCTGTTTTTGGCACCCATGCAggctgtgtgtgttggggtggtaAAAATAGCCCCTGGAGCTCCTGAAATTCCCAACTCCTGCTGTATGTGGTAGTTGAGCCCCCTTTCTCCCAAGTGCAGTTATTTCTTTTCAACAAATTTTAGgagaatgtaggaagctgccactgagtcaggccactggtccatctagtctggtattgtcaacactgactggccatggctctccaggatttcagccaAGTATTTTTGTAGCCctgcctggaaatgccagggatcaaacctggggctttctgtgtggaaaccatgtgctctacaacTCAGCTACAGTCCTTCCTGCACTAGTAGACTTCCTTTGTATCTATAGCTGGCTGTTCATTTTATTGTCAGTTTTAAATGAAGGGTCCTTGAAGTGTTCTCTTGGTTCCATGTGAGGTCCTTTTCTGTAAGCTCACCCTATTACTTGCTTGTAATGGATAAAGGATTCTGACCTGCTGGTCACCTCCTAGCAGACTTTTAGCCACCTCCAATCCTTAGAAAAGTGTTATCCTTGTTGAAAAGTGTGGTTCCCAATGGTGGCTTAGAATGGTACTAGTGAGAAGTCGCTTGTAGATGGTGCATTGGAAATTTGAGGACTGGATGGTTGTGTTATAATGGTAATTGAGCAGCTAGATTTTATTATCTCTATGAAGGAGACACATAAGTATGTACTGTTGGTTGGATTAATTATTGATTTCCCTGATTTTGTTTCAAGGATGTTGCTTGCACCACTGCTGAGAGAAACAgtatattgtttttttaaaaaagcactggaGCTCAGGAAGACTTGGCAAAAATTAATAAGGAGCTGTTACTATATTGTTGGAAGTTTCTTGTTGGAAAGGATTGTTAAGATGATATTGGGGaatgactgttattttaatatgtctCTGTTGCAAACTTCAGCACTCTTTGTCTGCTGCATttctctctcaacacacacactcTGAATTTTCTAGGTTGGAATTGCAACATGTCAGATTGCAAGAGCTTATGGCTTGAAGGTCTTGGGCACAGCTGGAACTGAGGAAGGAATGAAACTTGTTTTGAAAAACGGAGCCCACAAAGCATTTAATCACAGGAAGAAGGATTACTTGGCTCAAATTAAGGTAATTTACAGCGGAATCCTATGCcgatctattcagaagtaaatcctatttaaTTCAAgggagcttactctcaggtaagtagatATCAGATTGCAGCTTGAGTGCattattctatgcatgtttactcacaggtaagtgtgtttagtggggcttattccAAAGTGGACATAccattgcagccttaaaaatatatttaagatCCTTCATTTCATCAAAACTTTTAAATTCAATCAGTCTCCCATTTTTGAATGAATTTGTGAAGAATGCTGCAGATAAGTTAGTGCCAGtagcattttttttatataaagctGGCTTTAATTGATCTTTGGTATCAGTTCATATGATTCCCATTTAGATTATTACTAATGTGGGCCTCTCACCACTCCCATAACACCTAAGACATAATGGGTTAAATCCAACGTCATGCTAGTGGAAGTCTGCTAGTGTGGCAAGactctctcccaccccttctgcaaCCCTCCACACACGGCCCCAAAATCTGCTTTGAAGCATTTCCCAGTCCTCCAGAGTTCATCTTGGGGGGTGCGAGGAGGGGGAGTTCCCGCTCTCCCAGTTCTGCTGATAGAACTGCTTCTATCAGTAAACAACAAAATTGGATTCACCGTATTGTGATGTGGAATCTGTAGCAATATGTGACGTAAAATCCCTGTGATTTGTCTAATTCAAAAAAGAGGTGGAAGGATCATGGGGAATCATGCATATGAATGCAGGTGTATGCCCCTTGTAGCACATTGTATATCTAGTCGGGGCTACCGATGGGGCCTTAGTGCTTGATTCTGATGTTTATGTGCATGTTATGATTTACTGGCTCAACCCAGTGGAGTGCTGTAAATTTCGTTTTATTTAAATCCTCACATTGACTTTGAAGTGTATTTCacaaatttttatttaattaatttatttatttattgcatttgtatagcaccccatagttgaagctctctgggcagcttacataatATTTACACATTTCAAACAatatacagttgttgttgttgttattattattattattttaaaaagctttacTCGTTCATATGTGCAACATATTTACTATTTTACAAGTGTGAAATGATACCTaatgaaaaaaaatgatttaaagaaaAGCCAAGACATATGCTTCCTTACATACTTTCCATGTCTTACCTTTGCTCATATGAGTAAGTCACATGAAAGGGTTCCTTTTAATAAATTTGTTCTGATTGTTACATCTTGAACACAAGATCAAGATTACCagggagttacctagggaggttgtggtctctcccacactagaggcattcaagaggcagcaggacaaccatctgtcagggatgctttagggtggattcctgcattgaccagggggttggacttgatggctttgtaggtcccttccaactctgctattctattattctatgtaaCTATCCAGTGAAATCTTAAGATGCTTTTAGAATTTTTTGgggtgttttaacaatgtatattatgtttcaattcagttttatgtattttatatttactgttattccctgcctcgatcagaatgaagaggtgggtaagaaataaattgttgttgttgttgtaattctGAGCTAAATGCAACAGTATGTGCTTAAGAGATTTCAGGATGTTTTAGAATTGTTATTCTTTTTATCCTACTTTTCAGACAAATAGATTCTCCCAAGACAATAAAAAGTCAGAGGAGGGAGATCAGTTTGACAGTGCTAAAACAAAATGATGAGATGTAAGTAGGCATTTATATCAAGTTGGGACAAGGCTGACCTTCTGTGGCTGGTGGTCTGGCTAGCCCTTGTTCCTCTGGTGGGTGGCAAAGTCCAGAATGTGCTTCTCCTCACTTCTGCAATCCTAGGGCAGCAGGCAGTTGGAGCAGAGTGTACTTTCTGTGAAGGGAgaagcaagctccctgcagcAGGTCCTTCTCCAGCTGATGGATTCATCCTAGCTGGTATTCACATGGATTGATACATTTTAGGTAAAGGTAAAACTCTGGGATTGCATCATGTCTTAATATTGTGACATAGGTGAGCCTACCCACCAGTTACGATCAGAGTTTCTGCTCTCAGTCTCACCTTCATGAAAGATTATATGGGagagtcttttcagtggtggcactgcaATGGTTAAATACCCTCCCCATGGAAATCTCTTGGGCCCATTATTTTTCAGTCTTCTGCATGCTTTTAGTATTTGTCTTTAAACCTCCatttgctatttcctgcttttaactTGCTTGCTGTTCTTTTTAACTCTCGTTCTTTTTAACTCTGtattatgtatttaatttattgtattattttataatGGTTTCAAGCAGCTTTGTGTATCTTCTGATAAAAAGGATGATATGGAAGATGATAACTTGTGAATTCCACCATTGTGTGATCCTGAACAACTAATGTTTGTATTATTTAGGAAGAAGCTGGTACCGGAGGCGTAAATGTGATCATAGAGATGTTGGCTAATGTCAATCTTGCTAATGACTTGCAACTCCTGTCAAGTGGAGGAAGAGTGATGGTAAGTGTATGCTTCACCTTTTTAATGATAATTTATTGTAGAAATTTAAACTtccaatatttcatttttttctatttcttttatgACAGATAGTGGGTTGTCGGGGTCCAATTGAAATACACCCTAGGGACACTATGCTGAAAGAATCAAGTATCAGAGGAGTTTCTTTATGGTCTGCatctaaggtaaaaaaaaaaatcactcaagAAATTTACATAatggcctattaaaatggtccgcccctggaggctaatggactccgatggattccagagggctctgggggacttccctgctgatatggccggtgctcctgtcaaagtccaggttgctctgtggaatgcagagatgactcgggcggttgacacgatcgcgcccaagcgccctctccctctgagcagagcccggccagctccttggtatacacctgagctgagggcaatgaagcaggaggggagacggctagaacgcaggtggaggaaaactcgtgctgagtctgattgAACACAGATTAGAattcactatcgagcctattctgtggcggtgaggatggcaaagagacagttcttttccaccagcgttgcatcttctcagtgtcgtccggcagagcttttccgtgtggttcgtggcctgttaagttctgggccagggcaagagatggtggaatcctcggtagcacgctgtgacaaatttgcacggcactttgaagataaagtcgctcagattcgtcatgaattggacaccacatttaatgcagctccactagtagaggcgttcagagcgccgaggatgtggacaaggtgcttggccaagtccggtcgaccacctgtgtgcttgccccttgtccctcatggctcattacatcaaataaggaggggattgccggctgggtccaggacgttgtaaatgcctccttgagagagggagtggtgccggcctctttaaaagaggcggtaattagaccactcctgaagaagcctaacctggaccagGAATatgctaaaaactataggctggttgctaatatccccttcctggacaaggtgcttaagtgggtggttgcaggacaactccaggcactcttgaatgaaacggattatctagatacatttcaatcgggttttaggcctggttttggaacggaaactgccttggtcgccctgtgggatgacctttgccgggagagggacaggaggcgtgcaaccctgttggttctcctggacctctcagcagcttttgatactatcgaccatggtatccttctggataggttgtctgagctgggagttggaggtactgcattgcagtggttccgctcctacttggatggccgattccagaaggtgatgctgggggattattgctctgtgccgtggcatctaagccatggggttccacagggctctattttatcccctatgctgtttaacatatacatgaagccactgggggaggttatccggagatgtggactgaggtgtcatcaataggcggatgatacccagctctacctttccttttcatcaaacccaggtgaggcagtggctgttctgaatcagtctctgggcacggtaatggactggatgagggctaacaaacagactcaatccagacaagacggaggtactgttaacgggtggttcatctgtccggcgaggtgatgtttgtcctgtcctggacggggttgcactccccctaaaggatcgggtccgtagattggggctgctcttggatccagaactgtcacttgaggcacaggtgagctcagtggcaaagagcaccttttatcagcttaggctgatataccaactgcgcccttatctggacagagatagcctagctacagttatccatgctctgataacctcttgtttggattactgcaatgcgttatacgtggggctgtctttgaaaacggtccggaaacttcaactggtacaaaacagggcagcacgcttactaacagggactggccaacgagaccacatcacaccagtccttttccagcttcattggctgccagtccaggtctgggcctgattcaaagtgctggtattaacatttaaagccctaaacagcttggggccaggctatctgaaggaacgcctcctcccatatgtacctgcccgggcactaaggtcatcctcaggggtccttctccgtgagcccctgccaaaggaagtgaggcaggtggctaccagggggagggccttctctgctgtgggaccccggctgtggaatgagctccctaaggaggttcacttggcacctacattatatgctttcagatgccaggtgaagacctttttattctcccagcattttaacagtctataaataaattttaacttggtgttttaaatttgtaattttgcattgctgctctttttatctggttgagcttttatattgtattttatagtatggttttatactgttgttttatactttgaatggttttaatgtttgtgaactacccagagagttccggctattgggcggtacagaaatgtaataaataaataaataaataaataaacaggtcaGTATACATTTTCTGTAGCACAGCCTCAGCTGATTGACTTCAAAATATGGctttaatctctctctcccttctcttctgcttgtcATTTCCTTACATGCAATTTCACTATCT containing:
- the CRYZ gene encoding quinone oxidoreductase, producing the protein MATGRNVMRAVKVFEFGGPEVLKLQSDISLPVPKENQVLIKVHACGINPVETYVRSGNYAIKPALPYTPGTDVSGVIQGVGEHVAAFKKGDRVFTISTVSGGYAEYTVASVDTVFSLSDKLDFKQGAAIGIPYFTAYHALFQKGSAKAGETVLVHGASGGVGIATCQIARAYGLKVLGTAGTEEGMKLVLKNGAHKAFNHRKKDYLAQIKEEAGTGGVNVIIEMLANVNLANDLQLLSSGGRVMIVGCRGPIEIHPRDTMLKESSIRGVSLWSASKEEKHECAASVLAGIDAGWLKPVLGPEYLMEKVAEAHKDIIHSQGALGKMVLLTC